AATAGTACATGTACAAAAGTACAATTTCTATAACAGGAGTTAAAAACAATCACACATCTAGAGCAGAAATTAAGCAAGGAAGCTGAGAATGGACATCTTTAAAATCATCATTTTCAGAATCACTAGAGCTAGATAAATCAACTACACCACCAGGCCTTTTCCAAACCATCTAGCAAAGAAAAAATGAACAAACAAAAACATTACTAAATCAAGCTAAAAAAGCATGGACACGGCAGCCATTAGCCCACGGCAGCGGAAACCTGACCAGGGTGCCGCAGCTTGGCCTGCCCGCCCACTCCCAGCACAACGTTCTGCACACAGCCAAGGCAACACTCAATCAACCGTACGTGCATCACTCAATCAACAAACAGACCTATGAACCAGATCTCATTACCGCATATCAACATACGCACAACATGGAGGCAGAGAGCACCCATCCGACCAGAATGAAAACAACGACGACAAAATCCAGAATGAGGAAGGCGCATCCGCAGAACACGACGACACAGAGACCACATACGCACTGGAGCAAAACCAACCGAGCACGACGAGGCTGGACAGCCTGGAGAAGGAGTCCGGTATCATGCCCGCGAGGTCGTGGTTGCCCCCGGCGCGCAGCGACTCGTGCAGGCGCAGGTCGCCGAGAGACGGCGGGAGCTCGCCCGAGAGGCGGTTGTCGAAGAGGAGCAAGTCCCTGagcgtgggcgcgagcgacgcGAGCTTCGGCAGGATGGGCTCGGAGAGCTGGTTGGAGTTGAGCGCCAGGGTCTCGAGCGCCGGCGGGATGGGGCCCGTGTGTGCGTTGCCGCTGATATCAAGAACGGCGAGGTGGCGGCACCGCCACAGGTCGTCGGGACGGCGCCTGTGAGCCAAACCCTAGAGAAATCGCCAGTCGCCGCCGAGGAGAACGCGAGGAAGACGAGAGGAAATGAAAATGAGGAAAAGGGGGAACAGACGCTCCACATTCGGGCGCGAGTCCCAGAGAAACTCAAACAGTAGCACTGATAATCGGGACCCACGACACAGAGAAACAAACACCCATCCAACGGACACAAAATTCGTATGCCAACAAACAACAAAACACATGTGTGTCATGTAGCATTCCCGTTCATATAATGTTGAAGGAAAGTAAGCCCTCGTACGATTTCGATATGGAAATGACAAAGTTGTACGCACTTACAAGTTCTACTACTTCCTCCTTAACCTGTCAGAAGACATTGCTACACGCATCAATTCTTTTGCTTTAGCCACAAGAGTTTTTGTGCTCTCTGAGTCCTGCATTCCCCAAGAAGATCGTGTACCTCTCAACCCTTGAGGGTGTTTGTTCTACCATCAATAATGCTTTCATCATGCTGTACTGGTTGAAAAGCTCTGCATTATGAGAATTGTACTTCATCAAATATATGGCTTACTCAATTATTACCCTCATAGTTCCAGGACAATGAACCGCTGGGTTCATATTTGCTTTCAGGGAGTCAACAAGCATCTTCCCAAACATTTCCTTACTCTGACCATTCTCTAGTTCTTGATCAAAGTTTACACGAATGAGTTTACATATTTGTGAACTAAGCCCAATGAGGGCCTCTAGTTCTTCCCCTTCTTCATCCATTATGCTCTCCAGAACCTGTAATTAGGGGCACGAAGTCAAGTAGAGTTCAAATATTACTGACAAACAGTTGCTTTAGCAAGTTGTTGTTTTCCATCATTTGCTCATGTCTGTTATTCCTAAATATTGCAACTGTTTTTTACCATCCTAGAAAAAGATACACTAGGGTCACTTAATGTAAAAGAACATCCATGGATATGCATATTTACATAGTGAAGTGACCTGAGGAAGAAATGTAGGTAAATTAACAAGTTGAGGGGAAGATTACAGAACATATTGCAAATGATGAACTGCAATTGAAGCTAACTTGTAGCTTGAATGAAATTGGCTCCTATGCCTTTTGGAATCAACACTCACTCCATAGTTTAATCTGGCTAAGTCCACATTACCTTCATGTAGTTTGTTATAAGCATCTCAAACACCTCTAGTCTAATTTGAGGACAGAATTCTCTAAAGAACAGAACTGAAAAACCATCAGGTCCCGACACTGATTTATTTTCCATATCATGCACTGTCGGACTGTCATCTCTAACGACGTCTTTGAGTCATTCTTTCAACATGAATTCAGCATTCCCATGCCACTAGCAATTTCCTCCGTGGCCTCTTGAATTGTTACAAAATCAACCTGTCCCATTTGAATCCCTAAATCCTGCAAATTTCTATCTTCATTCATCTTTGAGAAGCATATATACATCAGCATCCTCTCCCATTTCATTATGTTCTGCCATTTCTTCTACCTCAAACACCAACCCAACAAGAATAACTCTCAAGTGGTGCAAACAAAACATGAGTTGGATATACGGCCTGGAAAATACAAGCACTCAAAGGTCATCCAATCAAACTGTTTCTCATTTTTCGATGAGTAAGataattttaagtttgaccaaatctgTAAGAAATTTATGATGTCGAATAATTATCATTAGATGAATCATGAAAGTATGCCTATTTGGAGACAAATGCTAGTATGCATGGAGGAGACAGGCAGTTGTTGCGTGCAGTTTTTATCATTTTTTGATATGGCGGCATTCCAAGAgttgctgggttttcttttttctatttttagatgtGGATACTGTATTTTGACAGCTACGTGCGGCAAGCCGCGCACATCTGCCGTGAACTTCATTTAGCAGTACCAAGAAAGGTGCTTCAGATCAGGCGAGATTATGGAACTAAGATTAGCTCTTGACGACGATTTTCATTTAGCCCCGAACTTTTGTACTGGAATTCTTGGTGACCAAGGGAAACCAATCAAATAATCATCTCCTCGAATGGGAACACCAACGGTGGTGCTCATCCCGTTCTGCGTCACCGGCCACCTGACGTCCATGCTCCAAGCCGGCAAGCGGATGCTGATGAGCAGCGGCGGCGACCGCGCCATGTCGCTCACCGTGCTCCTCGCGCCACTGCCGATGGCCAGGTTCGCGCACATCGTAGAGCAGGAGGCCTCCTCTGGCTCGGGGTTTGACATCCGCTTCCACCGCCTCCCTGACGTGGAGCTCCCCGCCTTCTCCGGCCCGGAGGACATGATCTCCAGCTTCATTCAGCTGCAAGCGTCCAACGCTAAGGCGGCCATTGCCGGCCTGGGATGccccgtcgccgccgtcgtcatgGACTACTTCTGCACCGCGCTGTTCGACGTCACCCGCGAGCTGGCACTGCCGGTGTACGTGTACTTCACGTCCCCGGCCTCCATGCTCGCGCTCATGCTGCGGCTGCCGGCGCTGGACCAGGAAGTGGCGGGGGATTTTGGGGAGGCGGAAACGGCGTTCGACGTGCCTGGTATGCCGCCGGTGCCAGCGGCTTTCCTGCCGAATGCCGTGATGAAGAGGGATTCGGGCTACACGTGGAGCATGTACCACGCCAACCGGTTCATGGAGGCCGCCGGCATCATCGTCAACACGGTGGCGGAGCTCGAGCCGGAAGCCCTCGCGGCCATCGCTGAAGGCAGGTGCATGCCCGGGCGCCGCGTCCCGACCATCTACCCGATCGGTCCCGTGATCGCCTTTGCTCCGCCTGCCGAGCAATCGCACGAGTGCCTGCGCTGGCTGGACGCGCAGCCGCGTTCGTCCGTGGTCCTGCTCTGCTTCGGGAGCATGGGCAACCTGACCATGGGGCAGGTGCACGAGATCGCTGAGGGCCTGCAACGCAGCGAGCACCGGTTCCTGTGGGTGCTCCGTGGCCCGCCGCCAGCCGGGTCGCCGTACCCGACCGACGCCAACGTGGAGGAGCTGGTCCCGGGAGGCTTCTTGGAGAGGACCAAGGAGAGGGGCCTCGTGTGGCCGAGATGGGCGCCGCAGAAGGAGATCCTGTCGCACCCGTCCATCGGGGGCTTCGTGTCGCACGGCGGGTGGAACTCGACGCTGGAGAGCCTGTGGCACGGCGTGCCGCTGGTGACGTGGCCGCTGTACGCGGAGCAG
Above is a genomic segment from Miscanthus floridulus cultivar M001 chromosome 3, ASM1932011v1, whole genome shotgun sequence containing:
- the LOC136546808 gene encoding anthocyanidin 5,3-O-glucosyltransferase-like codes for the protein MGTPTVVLIPFCVTGHLTSMLQAGKRMLMSSGGDRAMSLTVLLAPLPMARFAHIVEQEASSGSGFDIRFHRLPDVELPAFSGPEDMISSFIQLQASNAKAAIAGLGCPVAAVVMDYFCTALFDVTRELALPVYVYFTSPASMLALMLRLPALDQEVAGDFGEAETAFDVPGMPPVPAAFLPNAVMKRDSGYTWSMYHANRFMEAAGIIVNTVAELEPEALAAIAEGRCMPGRRVPTIYPIGPVIAFAPPAEQSHECLRWLDAQPRSSVVLLCFGSMGNLTMGQVHEIAEGLQRSEHRFLWVLRGPPPAGSPYPTDANVEELVPGGFLERTKERGLVWPRWAPQKEILSHPSIGGFVSHGGWNSTLESLWHGVPLVTWPLYAEQHMNAFVLVAGLGVAVAMEVDRRRGNFVEAAELERAVRALMGGSEGRKAREKAAEAKAACRNAAEEGGSSCAALQRLMREISGLGGASRRDPASCSCRHGFC